Proteins from a single region of Aureibacter tunicatorum:
- a CDS encoding MoxR family ATPase → MDNSNQANSYHEKIQQVMDEVGKIVVGQDYMVNRLLIGLFTQGHILLEGVPGLAKTLTVNTLAKVLRLDFKRIQFTPDLLPADVIGTMIYNQQKAEFEVKKGPVFANLVLADEINRSPAKVQAALLEAMQEKQVTIGEETFKLQKPFFVLATQNPVDQEGTYPLPEAQMDRFMMKVYVDYPTKDHELEVMRRMANMSFHEEVKPVLEVQDIMDIREQINQVKISESLEKYIIELVFATRYPGEYGLEEEAKYIEFGVSPRASINMNLAAKATAFFQGRNYVLPEDVKEVAVDVLNHRIMVNYEAEADSVTTRDIVNQILVKVPISN, encoded by the coding sequence ATGGATAATTCAAATCAAGCTAATTCCTACCACGAGAAGATTCAGCAAGTAATGGATGAAGTGGGTAAGATTGTCGTTGGGCAAGATTATATGGTCAATCGTTTATTGATAGGCTTGTTTACCCAAGGACATATATTGCTTGAAGGTGTGCCCGGTCTTGCGAAGACATTGACAGTGAATACGCTTGCTAAAGTATTGAGACTGGATTTCAAAAGAATACAGTTTACACCGGACCTTTTGCCTGCCGATGTGATTGGAACAATGATTTACAATCAGCAAAAGGCGGAGTTCGAAGTGAAAAAAGGACCTGTGTTCGCTAATTTGGTTCTTGCTGACGAGATCAACCGTTCGCCTGCCAAAGTTCAAGCGGCTTTGTTGGAGGCTATGCAGGAGAAGCAAGTGACGATAGGCGAGGAGACATTTAAATTGCAGAAGCCATTCTTTGTGTTGGCGACCCAGAACCCTGTGGATCAAGAAGGAACGTACCCATTGCCGGAAGCGCAGATGGATAGATTCATGATGAAGGTCTATGTGGACTATCCCACAAAGGATCATGAGCTTGAAGTAATGAGAAGAATGGCTAATATGTCTTTCCATGAAGAAGTAAAGCCTGTGCTTGAGGTTCAAGATATCATGGACATTCGTGAGCAGATTAATCAAGTCAAGATTTCCGAATCATTGGAGAAGTATATTATTGAATTGGTGTTTGCCACTAGATATCCGGGAGAGTATGGTTTGGAGGAAGAAGCCAAGTATATTGAGTTTGGAGTTTCGCCGAGAGCAAGTATTAATATGAACCTTGCGGCTAAAGCGACTGCCTTTTTCCAAGGAAGAAACTATGTGTTGCCTGAAGATGTGAAAGAAGTTGCCGTTGATGTGTTGAATCACAGGATAATGGTGAACTATGAAGCAGAAGCTGATAGCGTCACGACTAGAGACATTGTAAATCAAATATTGGTTAAAGTTCCGATATCGAATTAG
- a CDS encoding DoxX family protein — translation MNEWKSQILKTDGDKYVILVRMAVGLVFLSEGIQKFLFPITRGAGRFEAIGLPNAEFLGSMIGGLEILAGLMIIIGLGTRLASLIIISIMLSALTLTKVPILMEKGLWVALHDSRTDYSMLMGSLFLFFKGGGNYSLDRKFQKT, via the coding sequence ATGAACGAATGGAAAAGTCAAATTTTGAAAACCGATGGAGATAAATATGTAATACTTGTTAGAATGGCCGTTGGATTGGTTTTCTTGTCGGAGGGAATTCAAAAGTTTTTGTTTCCGATAACAAGAGGAGCGGGTAGGTTTGAGGCTATAGGTTTGCCCAATGCGGAGTTTTTGGGAAGCATGATAGGCGGATTGGAAATACTCGCTGGATTAATGATCATCATTGGATTGGGCACGCGATTGGCTAGTTTGATTATAATTTCAATTATGTTGAGCGCTCTAACTTTGACGAAGGTTCCTATATTAATGGAAAAAGGTCTCTGGGTTGCATTGCATGATAGCAGAACTGATTATTCCATGTTGATGGGCAGTTTATTTTTGTTTTTCAAGGGTGGAGGAAATTATTCATTGGATAGAAAATTTCAAAAGACATAA
- a CDS encoding DUF4834 family protein, with protein sequence MLFKIVVFFLILFFVFKKFGHYILKMILKAFMKQQTKKYAYQNNRGSYQYNHSQSQRKSARNSNVHIDYVPEQKKNRHEPGHFTGGDYVDFEEVK encoded by the coding sequence ATGCTATTTAAAATTGTAGTCTTTTTCCTTATACTGTTCTTTGTCTTCAAAAAGTTTGGTCATTATATTTTAAAAATGATCCTGAAGGCTTTTATGAAGCAACAGACAAAGAAATATGCCTACCAAAACAATCGTGGCAGCTATCAGTACAATCACAGCCAGAGCCAGCGTAAAAGCGCTCGCAACAGCAATGTGCATATTGACTATGTCCCCGAACAGAAGAAAAACAGGCATGAGCCGGGACATTTCACCGGCGGAGATTACGTAGACTTCGAAGAAGTGAAGTAA
- the gpmI gene encoding 2,3-bisphosphoglycerate-independent phosphoglycerate mutase, with protein MSKKVILMILDGWGIATNPEVSAIDKANTPFVDSLYTKYSNSKLEASGLAVGLPEGQMGNSEVGHMNLGAGRIVYQDLVKINKAFDENTIGENVALLDAFKYAKENKKKIHFIGLASDGGVHAHIDHLKGLLSIASDLELENVFVHAFTDGRDTDPKGGLGYLSSLQEHMNKTTGQIASVVGRYFAMDRDNRWERVKKAYDVMVNGVGEKTQDIFGAIETSYANNVTDEFIEPIVHADAEGNPLATIDPHDVVICYNYRTDRGREITKALTQEDFPEQEMSKLPLYYVTMTNYDDTFNEVNVIFDKDNLKNTLGEVLSENTKRQIRIAETEKYPHVTFFFSGGREVEFDGESRLLAPSPKVPTYDLKPEMSAEDIKNKIIPELEKEEVDFVCLNFANTDMVGHTGVFEAAVAAAEAVDKCAQSVIETALDHGYTTLVIADHGNSDFMVNADGSPNTAHTTNLVPFIVVDPEFKGDVKDGKLGDVAPTILKLMGLDIPAEMTGDILV; from the coding sequence ATGAGCAAGAAAGTCATTTTGATGATTCTGGATGGTTGGGGAATCGCTACCAATCCTGAAGTATCCGCTATTGATAAGGCGAATACTCCTTTTGTGGATTCATTGTACACGAAGTACTCCAACTCAAAGCTAGAAGCTTCGGGCTTGGCTGTTGGACTTCCTGAAGGCCAGATGGGGAACTCGGAAGTTGGACATATGAATTTGGGCGCGGGTCGTATTGTGTATCAAGATTTGGTGAAGATCAACAAGGCTTTCGATGAAAATACTATCGGAGAGAATGTTGCCCTTTTGGATGCATTCAAATACGCGAAAGAGAATAAAAAGAAAATTCACTTTATCGGTTTGGCTTCTGACGGCGGGGTTCATGCTCATATTGATCACTTGAAGGGATTGCTGTCTATTGCAAGCGATTTGGAGCTTGAAAATGTATTTGTTCATGCGTTTACTGACGGTAGAGATACTGACCCTAAAGGAGGCTTAGGTTACTTGAGTTCTCTTCAAGAGCATATGAATAAGACAACTGGACAAATTGCTTCGGTTGTGGGAAGATATTTCGCAATGGATAGAGACAATCGTTGGGAAAGAGTGAAAAAAGCATATGATGTCATGGTGAATGGCGTTGGAGAGAAGACACAAGACATTTTTGGCGCTATTGAAACATCATACGCTAATAATGTTACAGATGAATTTATCGAGCCGATTGTTCATGCTGATGCTGAAGGTAACCCATTGGCTACGATTGATCCGCATGATGTAGTGATTTGCTATAATTACCGTACTGACCGTGGTAGAGAAATCACAAAAGCTCTCACGCAAGAGGATTTCCCTGAGCAAGAGATGAGCAAATTGCCATTGTATTATGTGACAATGACTAACTATGATGATACATTCAATGAAGTGAATGTTATTTTCGATAAGGATAATTTGAAAAATACCCTTGGCGAAGTATTGTCTGAAAATACGAAAAGACAAATCAGAATCGCAGAAACAGAAAAATACCCTCACGTTACATTTTTCTTCTCTGGAGGTCGCGAAGTTGAGTTTGATGGCGAAAGCAGGCTATTGGCTCCTTCTCCTAAGGTGCCTACATATGACCTTAAGCCGGAGATGAGCGCGGAGGATATCAAGAATAAGATCATTCCTGAGTTGGAAAAAGAAGAAGTGGATTTCGTTTGCTTGAACTTCGCCAATACGGATATGGTAGGTCATACGGGAGTTTTCGAAGCGGCTGTTGCAGCGGCTGAAGCTGTTGACAAGTGCGCTCAGTCGGTAATCGAGACAGCTTTGGATCATGGTTACACAACATTGGTGATCGCTGACCATGGCAATTCAGACTTTATGGTGAATGCGGACGGTTCCCCTAATACAGCGCACACAACGAATTTGGTGCCTTTTATCGTAGTAGATCCTGAGTTCAAAGGAGATGTTAAAGATGGAAAGCTTGGTGATGTGGCTCCGACAATATTGAAACTAATGGGATTGGATATTCCTGCGGAAATGACAGGTGATATCTTAGTTTAA
- the carB gene encoding carbamoyl-phosphate synthase large subunit yields the protein MPRDNSIKSVLIIGSGPIVIGQACEFDYSGSQAARSLREEGIEVTLINSNPATIMTDNVTADNIYLLPLEKKSIRQILEKHENIDAVLPTMGGQTALNLAIDCEKAGIWEKYGVRMIGVDTGAIEITEDREQFRQKMIELNVDVCKGETATSFLHGKEIAQEIGFPLVIRPSFTLGGTGGGFVDSPENFDKALTKGLHASPTHEVLIEQSILGWKEYELELLRDSNGNVIIICSIENFDPMGVHTGDSITVAPAMTLSDTIYQRMRDLAIKMMNGIGQFAGGCNVQFSVSPTDDTIIGIEINPRVSRSSALASKATGYPIAKIAAKLAIGYNLDELKNQITGTTSAFFEPSIDYTIVKIPRWNFEKFPGADKSLGLQMKAVGEVMGIGRNFQEALQKACQSLEIKRNGLGCDGKELTNQDEILYSLANPSWDRLFHIYDAFKLGIPFKTIQKLSKIDPWFLNQIEELIAVENEIKKYTLETVPKQLLQVAKEKGYADRQIAHLFGCLESDVFEKRYNEFGIKRVYKLVDTCSAEFEAKTPYYYSSFGDENESSSSDRKKIIVLGAGPNRIGQGIEFDYSCVHGVLAAKEAGYETIMINCNPETVSTDFDIADKLYFEPVFWEHLYEIILHEKPEGVIVQLGGQTALKLAEKLERYGIKIIGTSYDALDLAEDRGRFSQLLADNDIPYPKFTTVESADEAIDKGNELGYPLLVRPSYVLGGQYMKIVINEQELERHIVEIMREIPGNKVLLDHFLDGAIEAEADAICDGENVYIIGIMQHIEPAGIHSGDSYAVLPPYNLGDFVIQQIESHTQKIAKELNTVGLINIQFAIKDDKVYIIEANPRASRTVPFICKAYQEPYVNYATKVMLGDKKVTDFDFKPVKEGYAIKVPVFSFNKFPNVNKELGPEMKSTGEAIYFIEDLMDDYFLKIYSERNLYLSK from the coding sequence ATGCCTAGAGATAATAGTATCAAGTCAGTATTGATTATCGGGAGTGGCCCGATTGTAATTGGACAAGCGTGTGAATTCGACTATTCAGGGTCGCAAGCAGCACGTTCGCTAAGGGAAGAGGGTATCGAAGTTACTTTGATCAACTCCAACCCAGCGACTATCATGACAGATAATGTTACCGCGGACAATATATACCTCTTGCCGCTGGAGAAAAAATCTATCAGGCAAATCTTAGAAAAACATGAAAACATCGATGCTGTGCTTCCGACTATGGGAGGACAAACTGCCCTTAACTTGGCCATCGACTGTGAAAAAGCCGGAATCTGGGAAAAGTACGGAGTAAGAATGATCGGTGTGGACACTGGAGCCATCGAGATCACTGAAGACAGAGAGCAATTCCGTCAAAAAATGATCGAACTAAATGTAGACGTTTGTAAAGGAGAAACTGCTACATCTTTTCTTCATGGAAAAGAAATCGCGCAAGAAATCGGTTTTCCTCTTGTAATTCGTCCTTCATTTACTCTTGGAGGTACAGGAGGCGGGTTTGTTGATTCACCTGAGAACTTCGACAAAGCGCTTACAAAAGGTCTGCATGCTTCTCCAACTCACGAGGTGCTAATCGAGCAAAGTATCTTGGGATGGAAAGAGTACGAGCTTGAGCTTTTGAGAGATAGCAACGGAAACGTTATCATCATATGCTCTATCGAAAACTTCGACCCTATGGGTGTTCACACAGGAGACTCGATCACTGTAGCTCCTGCCATGACGCTTTCGGATACAATCTACCAAAGAATGCGTGATTTGGCGATCAAAATGATGAATGGTATCGGACAATTCGCTGGTGGTTGCAACGTGCAGTTTTCTGTAAGCCCTACTGACGATACGATCATAGGTATTGAGATCAACCCAAGAGTATCAAGATCATCCGCTTTGGCATCAAAGGCAACTGGGTACCCTATCGCCAAGATCGCGGCAAAGCTTGCTATTGGATACAACCTTGACGAGCTTAAAAACCAAATTACAGGAACGACTTCGGCCTTCTTCGAGCCTTCTATCGATTACACTATCGTGAAGATTCCTCGTTGGAATTTCGAAAAATTCCCTGGCGCTGACAAATCGCTTGGTCTTCAGATGAAAGCCGTTGGAGAAGTGATGGGTATTGGAAGAAACTTCCAAGAAGCACTTCAAAAAGCTTGTCAGTCATTGGAAATCAAGAGAAATGGATTGGGATGCGATGGCAAAGAGTTGACTAATCAGGATGAAATCCTTTACAGTCTTGCCAACCCAAGCTGGGATAGATTATTCCATATTTACGATGCCTTCAAACTAGGAATACCATTCAAGACAATTCAAAAGCTATCTAAAATCGACCCTTGGTTCCTTAACCAAATCGAAGAATTGATCGCTGTTGAAAATGAAATCAAAAAATACACGCTTGAAACTGTTCCTAAGCAATTATTGCAAGTTGCAAAAGAGAAAGGTTACGCAGATCGCCAAATAGCGCACCTTTTCGGTTGCCTTGAAAGCGATGTATTCGAGAAAAGATACAATGAGTTCGGCATCAAGAGAGTATACAAATTAGTGGATACTTGCTCTGCTGAGTTCGAAGCAAAAACACCATATTACTACTCTTCTTTCGGTGACGAAAACGAATCTTCGTCTTCTGACAGAAAGAAAATCATCGTGCTTGGAGCAGGCCCTAACCGTATCGGTCAAGGTATTGAGTTCGATTACAGCTGCGTACACGGTGTGTTAGCAGCTAAAGAAGCCGGCTACGAAACGATCATGATCAACTGCAACCCTGAGACTGTTTCTACGGACTTTGATATTGCTGATAAATTATATTTCGAGCCGGTGTTCTGGGAGCACCTTTATGAAATCATACTTCATGAGAAGCCTGAGGGCGTAATCGTGCAGCTTGGCGGACAAACAGCGCTTAAGCTTGCTGAAAAGCTTGAAAGATATGGTATCAAAATCATCGGAACAAGCTACGACGCTCTTGACTTGGCGGAAGACAGAGGTAGATTCTCTCAATTGTTGGCTGACAACGATATCCCTTATCCTAAGTTCACTACAGTGGAAAGCGCTGATGAGGCAATCGACAAAGGAAACGAACTTGGATATCCTCTTTTGGTAAGACCTTCATACGTTCTTGGCGGACAATACATGAAAATTGTCATCAATGAACAAGAATTGGAAAGACATATCGTTGAAATCATGAGGGAGATTCCTGGGAACAAAGTTCTTTTGGATCATTTCCTTGACGGAGCTATAGAAGCTGAAGCTGACGCGATATGCGATGGAGAAAATGTATACATCATCGGAATCATGCAGCATATCGAGCCTGCGGGTATCCACTCTGGAGATTCGTACGCAGTGCTTCCTCCTTATAACTTGGGTGACTTTGTAATCCAACAGATTGAAAGCCATACTCAAAAAATCGCTAAGGAGCTGAACACTGTTGGTTTGATCAACATTCAGTTTGCTATCAAAGATGATAAAGTTTACATCATTGAAGCAAACCCTAGAGCTTCGAGAACCGTACCGTTTATTTGTAAAGCTTATCAAGAGCCTTACGTGAACTATGCGACCAAAGTCATGCTAGGAGACAAGAAAGTCACTGATTTCGACTTCAAGCCTGTGAAAGAAGGATATGCGATCAAGGTTCCTGTATTCTCTTTCAACAAATTCCCTAACGTGAACAAAGAATTAGGTCCTGAAATGAAATCCACAGGTGAAGCAATCTATTTCATCGAAGATTTGATGGATGACTATTTCTTGAAGATTTACTCTGAGAGAAATCTTTATCTAAGTAAATAA
- a CDS encoding vWA domain-containing protein: MQHIQIQFTYSPWFILLCLALGAAITWLLYSSNKKWNKKQLYAMSSLRFLSISTISFLLLGPIINSFFNWEEKPKVIFAIDNSSSVAQYGDSLALAEYLKEIGSFKSNQNNTFDVSVRTLSASLSDFSEDNGLEFSEKSTNLSKMLKNIQNDFEGSKVSSVILLTDGRFNEGFNPNYLKYNFPVHTIGIGDTIVKPDASFLDVLHNKIAYMGNKFSIRAKVNNQKLQGEKVTIELRKGKKLIDKKSYEIPDENHIETLDFILDADEEGMQHFTLNIVPPSKEYSKENNTRHVYLDVVDGQQKILLLAAAPHPDIKTLRQAIEKNDNYDLKLAYAYDSKIPKDKYDLVILHQLPHKNRKLNNAVKDILNSETPKFFIAGGQSDFRALSKNNSAIDVQVRSIKKDEAFGSFNPNFKAFNYEDDNRKNLGKLPPLSTPFGNINLKNGSKSILLQRIGNVQTQKPLLAINDQSNPKHAVLLGEGIWTWGISERKMNDDSESTDQLISKTVQLLSSKEDKRQFKSYPSKHEFHDNEPVNIHAELYNELFEPVYGQKISINLAREGEENKSYSFINAPQSNHFTINDLPEGIYNFTSSVNFNDKSYKNNGQFLVKNLNYEAQNPTADFSLLRQLSENTGGSFIESPSQLNSIDISDKQGIIYTEESFIPFVNLKWVFFLILFLLTLEWSMRKYWGGY; encoded by the coding sequence ATGCAACATATTCAAATACAATTCACATACAGTCCTTGGTTTATTCTACTATGTCTGGCGCTAGGCGCAGCGATAACATGGCTGCTCTACAGTTCAAACAAAAAGTGGAACAAAAAACAACTGTACGCAATGTCCTCTTTGAGGTTTTTGAGTATTTCCACAATATCATTTTTGTTACTGGGTCCTATCATCAATTCGTTCTTCAATTGGGAAGAAAAACCAAAAGTCATCTTCGCTATCGACAACTCAAGTTCTGTCGCTCAATATGGAGATTCACTGGCTCTCGCTGAGTACCTTAAAGAAATCGGAAGCTTCAAAAGCAATCAAAATAACACTTTCGACGTAAGCGTAAGAACACTTTCCGCATCGCTTTCAGACTTCAGCGAAGACAATGGATTGGAATTCTCGGAAAAAAGCACTAACCTTTCTAAGATGCTTAAAAACATTCAAAATGATTTTGAAGGGTCTAAAGTTTCTTCTGTTATTTTACTGACAGACGGGCGTTTTAATGAAGGATTCAATCCAAATTATCTAAAATACAACTTTCCTGTGCACACGATAGGCATAGGGGATACTATCGTAAAGCCTGACGCAAGCTTCCTTGATGTGCTTCATAACAAAATCGCCTATATGGGCAATAAATTCTCCATCAGAGCCAAAGTCAACAACCAAAAGCTTCAAGGCGAGAAAGTAACAATTGAATTACGCAAAGGAAAAAAGCTTATAGACAAAAAAAGCTATGAAATTCCTGATGAAAACCACATTGAAACGTTAGACTTTATCTTGGACGCTGACGAAGAAGGAATGCAGCATTTTACATTGAATATTGTACCTCCTTCAAAAGAGTATTCGAAAGAAAACAATACCAGACATGTCTATCTGGATGTCGTGGATGGCCAACAAAAAATACTTCTTCTAGCCGCCGCTCCCCACCCAGACATCAAAACCCTACGCCAAGCGATAGAGAAAAATGACAATTATGATCTGAAGTTAGCTTACGCATATGACAGTAAAATTCCAAAAGACAAATACGATCTTGTAATCCTGCATCAGCTTCCGCATAAAAATCGAAAACTCAACAATGCGGTAAAAGATATATTGAATTCTGAAACGCCCAAATTTTTCATCGCCGGAGGACAGAGCGACTTTAGAGCCTTAAGCAAAAACAACTCCGCCATTGACGTTCAAGTCAGAAGCATCAAAAAAGACGAAGCTTTCGGCTCCTTCAACCCAAACTTTAAAGCCTTCAATTATGAAGATGATAATAGAAAAAACCTTGGAAAACTGCCGCCATTAAGCACTCCATTTGGCAATATCAATCTTAAAAATGGCTCTAAGAGCATTTTATTGCAAAGAATTGGGAACGTCCAAACTCAAAAACCATTGCTTGCCATTAACGACCAAAGCAACCCTAAGCATGCAGTACTGTTAGGTGAAGGCATATGGACTTGGGGTATTTCAGAACGAAAAATGAATGATGACAGCGAAAGCACTGATCAGTTGATTTCCAAAACGGTGCAATTGCTTAGCAGCAAAGAAGATAAAAGGCAGTTCAAAAGCTATCCTTCAAAACATGAATTCCATGACAATGAGCCTGTCAATATTCATGCGGAACTGTACAACGAGCTTTTCGAACCCGTTTACGGTCAAAAGATATCCATTAACTTAGCCAGAGAAGGCGAAGAAAATAAAAGCTATAGCTTTATAAATGCACCTCAAAGCAATCACTTTACGATCAACGACCTTCCCGAAGGCATATATAATTTTACATCATCTGTAAACTTCAATGATAAGTCTTATAAAAACAATGGCCAGTTCTTAGTGAAAAACTTGAACTATGAAGCCCAGAATCCAACAGCGGACTTCAGCTTGCTTCGCCAACTCAGCGAAAATACGGGAGGATCATTCATAGAATCGCCATCCCAGCTTAATAGCATTGATATAAGCGACAAACAAGGAATCATATATACTGAAGAATCTTTCATCCCTTTTGTCAATCTTAAATGGGTTTTCTTCTTAATCCTATTCTTGTTGACATTGGAATGGAGCATGAGAAAATATTGGGGTGGATACTAA
- a CDS encoding TonB-dependent receptor, whose product MMKQNLLLTLFCCLFSVAAFAKEVVKGTVKDAQTGEEVIGANVLLEGTTYGASTDVFGNFEFSAPKGTYNIVVSYIGYKDYKKSIELGSGGLVVNIQLESDLVQLEGVVVQSKADRASEEALLLERQKSTTMVEAIGVEELATKGVSNVEEGVAKMVGISKESNRGLYVRGLGDRYNNALLNGLPVPSPNPNTKIIPLNLFSADIVKNISISKVFDPHYTGDFAGASINVVTKDYPADPFLNVSVSSGYNSISTGKDFRSSKDGAYEKLGFSGDGRQLPDEIRNAKIWTSDGEGKPEPFSTNFDAPIGSAPIDFGVGIAGGKLFDLAGSSSLGVLFSVNYDNEYRTEEGVFKSVNAQDDVQEDYTYLKNKYNTNTSALLNLYYRINSNHKISYNSLFVNSSENEYGQWDGEDFDRGFLRVQRIRYIQNQLWTNQLLGSHVLSVDESWTLDWAGSYSIATSDEPDRRQLTFQTNENFDNYLLNSLNASDNQRYWGELSEDEWATKVEVKKGFSPKENMGEFNHYITFGLNSQSKARDFEWRQVNIQDVEKLMSDPRYENGVNPDKPSDYINDENYSDGLYFYKDQPDPSRIFKANVDVASTYLIGDFTLVPDRLSMQAGVRAEQTNRVVKFKKLRDLIDAPLRESTYEDLAVLPSVNFKYNLNEKSSLKLAASKTLTRPSLLEVVPFIYVGPEGQSTGNDTLANSQNYNFDLKYELFPEVGSIVAIGGFVRYINDAVEMIVTPESGTTLYSFANTDNATVAGLELEFNRELGKFFGDNPTLNKFSLGANFTYLLVNEIQLKEKGVMTNDKRALQGASPYLVNANMSFNEDIGKLNTTFAIVYNTFGRRLFAAGAQNNGDIFEKPVHTLDLVWRNSINDRLSVNLSVKNLLDPTYEREQESVLEGGQNTVVYSYKKGISAGLSMSYKF is encoded by the coding sequence ATGATGAAACAAAATTTACTATTAACATTATTCTGCTGCCTATTTTCGGTCGCTGCCTTTGCAAAGGAAGTGGTGAAAGGTACTGTAAAAGATGCACAGACCGGAGAGGAAGTAATAGGCGCCAACGTATTGTTAGAAGGAACAACTTATGGAGCGTCTACGGATGTTTTCGGGAACTTTGAGTTCTCGGCGCCTAAGGGTACTTATAATATTGTAGTGTCTTATATAGGCTATAAAGATTACAAAAAATCTATTGAGTTAGGTTCTGGAGGATTGGTTGTGAATATCCAATTGGAATCAGACTTGGTGCAACTTGAAGGAGTAGTAGTTCAGTCCAAAGCTGATAGAGCGAGCGAGGAAGCTTTGTTGCTTGAAAGACAAAAGTCTACAACGATGGTGGAAGCGATAGGGGTTGAAGAGTTGGCGACAAAAGGAGTATCCAATGTTGAAGAAGGAGTTGCCAAGATGGTTGGTATCTCGAAGGAGAGCAATAGAGGGCTTTACGTAAGAGGTCTTGGAGATAGATATAACAATGCCTTGTTGAATGGACTGCCTGTTCCTTCTCCGAACCCAAACACTAAAATTATTCCATTGAATTTATTCTCTGCGGATATCGTGAAGAATATTTCAATTTCGAAAGTTTTTGATCCGCATTACACGGGAGATTTCGCTGGTGCGAGCATTAATGTTGTGACGAAAGATTATCCAGCGGATCCTTTTTTGAATGTATCGGTGTCTTCCGGATACAATAGTATTTCCACTGGCAAGGACTTTAGAAGCTCTAAGGATGGAGCTTATGAAAAGCTAGGATTTAGCGGTGATGGAAGACAGCTTCCAGATGAGATTCGCAACGCAAAGATTTGGACTTCTGATGGAGAAGGCAAGCCAGAACCTTTTTCTACAAATTTTGACGCGCCTATAGGGTCAGCGCCTATTGATTTTGGTGTTGGCATCGCTGGAGGTAAACTTTTTGATTTGGCAGGATCGTCTTCTTTAGGGGTTTTATTTTCGGTGAATTATGACAATGAGTATAGAACAGAAGAAGGGGTGTTTAAAAGTGTGAATGCTCAGGATGATGTGCAAGAAGATTATACATATTTGAAAAATAAATATAATACAAATACTTCCGCGCTACTTAACCTATATTATAGAATAAATTCTAATCATAAAATCAGCTATAACTCATTGTTTGTGAATAGTTCAGAGAACGAGTATGGGCAATGGGATGGAGAAGACTTTGATAGAGGTTTCTTGAGAGTTCAACGTATTAGATATATTCAAAATCAGCTTTGGACGAATCAATTATTGGGTAGCCATGTGTTGAGCGTGGATGAAAGTTGGACCTTGGATTGGGCAGGATCTTATTCAATTGCGACTAGTGATGAGCCTGATAGGAGACAGCTAACTTTCCAAACAAATGAGAACTTTGATAACTATTTGCTTAACTCATTAAATGCATCTGATAATCAAAGGTACTGGGGTGAATTAAGTGAAGATGAGTGGGCTACAAAAGTTGAAGTTAAAAAAGGATTTTCTCCAAAGGAAAATATGGGTGAGTTCAATCATTATATAACTTTTGGCTTGAATTCTCAATCAAAAGCTAGAGATTTTGAATGGAGACAGGTTAATATTCAGGATGTTGAAAAGTTAATGTCTGACCCTAGGTATGAGAACGGTGTGAATCCTGACAAGCCTTCAGATTATATCAATGACGAGAACTATTCGGATGGGCTATACTTTTATAAGGATCAGCCTGATCCTTCTAGAATTTTTAAGGCAAACGTTGATGTTGCATCAACATATCTAATAGGTGACTTCACTTTAGTTCCAGACAGACTTAGTATGCAAGCAGGTGTAAGAGCAGAGCAAACTAATAGAGTTGTGAAGTTTAAAAAATTGAGAGACTTAATTGACGCTCCATTGAGAGAGAGTACTTATGAAGATCTTGCTGTATTGCCGTCTGTGAATTTCAAATATAACTTAAATGAAAAAAGCAGTTTGAAATTAGCTGCAAGTAAAACTCTGACAAGGCCTTCATTATTGGAAGTTGTGCCATTTATATATGTTGGACCTGAGGGACAATCAACAGGTAATGATACTTTGGCAAATAGCCAGAACTATAACTTTGATCTTAAGTACGAATTATTCCCTGAAGTAGGTTCTATTGTAGCTATTGGAGGTTTTGTACGATATATTAACGATGCGGTTGAAATGATTGTAACTCCGGAATCAGGAACGACTTTGTATAGTTTTGCAAATACAGACAATGCGACTGTCGCTGGTTTGGAACTTGAGTTTAACAGAGAATTAGGGAAATTCTTTGGCGACAATCCAACGTTAAATAAATTTTCATTAGGAGCGAACTTTACCTATCTACTTGTGAATGAAATCCAATTAAAGGAGAAAGGTGTGATGACTAATGATAAACGCGCATTGCAGGGAGCGTCTCCTTATTTAGTGAATGCTAATATGTCATTCAACGAAGATATTGGAAAGCTAAATACAACTTTTGCAATTGTGTATAATACTTTTGGCAGAAGGTTGTTTGCTGCTGGAGCGCAAAACAATGGGGATATTTTTGAAAAGCCAGTTCATACCCTTGACTTGGTGTGGAGAAACAGTATTAATGATAGATTAAGCGTGAACTTATCTGTTAAGAATTTGCTGGATCCTACATATGAAAGAGAGCAAGAGAGTGTGCTGGAAGGTGGACAAAATACTGTAGTTTATAGCTATAAAAAGGGTATTTCCGCAGGCTTGTCAATGTCATATAAATTCTAA